The genomic window CGTCACCTTCTTGGTTTGTCACCTCGTGATTTCCGAGAGGCCAGATGTCTGTCCTGGTTGGAAAGGGGGATCAAATGGCGCGTACCGCTCGAACCGTTGCTGTCGATGTTCCCCACCATGTGACACAACGTGGAAATAATCAGCAGACGCTCTTCTTTGATGATGAAGATCGTCGCTTCTACCTTTGCTTGTTGGAAAATTACATCCGCAAGTTTAACGTTGATATGCTGGGATTTTCCTTAATGACCAATCACGTTCATTTGGTACTGCTCCCGCCTGAAGCCAATGCCTTGGCCAAAGCGCTGGGAAAGGTCCACTCTCGGTACTCTCAACACAATAACTTAAAGCAAGGGCGCAGTGGTCATTTGTGGCAGAATCGATTTTTTTCGTGTCCCTTGGAACCACCTGATTTATGGAGTGCGCTGTGTTATATCGAGAGAAATCCAGTCCGGGCCCGGATGGTCAAGCAGGCATGGGACTACCCATGGTCAAGTGCAAGAGCTCATGTTACAGGTCATGATCCAAGCGGATTACTAAGCATGGACTTGTGGCAAGCAGCGTTTACTCCAGCAGAATGGCGAAAAATGCTGGAGACTCCTGAAGAGCCTGGAATGCTCACTGACATTACGAACGCCACCCGCCACGGGCGCTATTGAGGCTAAAAAAGGGACAGACACCTGCCGGGGTGCCATTCCTCTGGAGTCATCAGCGAGAAGGTGTCAGTCCCCGCGCCCGTGCGCGCAAAGGGGACAGACACCTGCCGGGGTGCCATTCCTCTGGAGTCATCAGCGAGAAGGTGTCAGTCCCCGCGCCCGTGGGCACAAAGGGGACAGACACCTGCCGGGGTGCCATTCCTCCAGATTTATCAGCGAGAAGGTGTCAGTCCCCGGACTCGATGCGCGAGCCGTCGAGGCTGCTTGGGCGAAATGGGGATTTGGGATAGAATCGCGTTCATGGATATTCGGAACCCCCATCGCCCAACCCATTGGCCCGTTCACAGTGAGGCATGTTTGCAGGCATTAGTGGTCCATGGCCTGGGAGATAAGATCTCTCTCGGCGGCGGCTTCGGCTTGTTGCATTATCTCGATTATCGACCCACCCACGATGTGTATGCGTGGTGGACCCCTTCGGCGACCTCAGAGGATCAGCAGCAAGTGGTTCGGGTGATCGAAGCGACTCTTGGATCTTTTGGCGAGGTCAAAACGCGGTCTTGGGGTGATGTGGTCAGCATTGAATTGAAGCGCGAGGGAAAGAGCGTGTTTAGTTTTCAAATTGCTCGCCGTTCGGCCCAACTGGAGCCCTCTGTCCCAGCCCCGGGGACCGCCGTGCTTCTGGACAGTTTTGCCGACTTGTTAGCCAGCAAAATGGTGGCACTCATTGAACGCGGCCCCCCCAGGGACTTTCGCGATATCTACGCCTTGTGCCAGGGGGGATTGGCGACCCCGCAGTCCTGTTGGAATCTTTGGCGGCAACGCCAGCGGTTGGCAGGAAGTGATGCCGACAGCACGCGTGCCCGCCTCGCCATTCAGACGCACTTGGCGAG from Terriglobia bacterium includes these protein-coding regions:
- a CDS encoding transposase; this translates as MARTARTVAVDVPHHVTQRGNNQQTLFFDDEDRRFYLCLLENYIRKFNVDMLGFSLMTNHVHLVLLPPEANALAKALGKVHSRYSQHNNLKQGRSGHLWQNRFFSCPLEPPDLWSALCYIERNPVRARMVKQAWDYPWSSARAHVTGHDPSGLLSMDLWQAAFTPAEWRKMLETPEEPGMLTDITNATRHGRY
- a CDS encoding nucleotidyl transferase AbiEii/AbiGii toxin family protein; protein product: MDIRNPHRPTHWPVHSEACLQALVVHGLGDKISLGGGFGLLHYLDYRPTHDVYAWWTPSATSEDQQQVVRVIEATLGSFGEVKTRSWGDVVSIELKREGKSVFSFQIARRSAQLEPSVPAPGTAVLLDSFADLLASKMVALIERGPPRDFRDIYALCQGGLATPQSCWNLWRQRQRLAGSDADSTRARLAIQTHLARIEQHRPLAQIPDGHQQAEAEQLRKWFREGFLNALQS